A stretch of Crossiella cryophila DNA encodes these proteins:
- the dhbC gene encoding isochorismate synthase DhbC, translating into MTTRHASTVSPVELLSEYRAGSSFFFSSPRGVLLAEGVAAPVPSVAAPGELRALPGRVAQVLAEAEPGALVVGAVPFDHNAAASLVVPEVVRRAEAFSSEVRLPELSMNVPEWEITPVPEPAAYVRSVRAALTPLGSGELDKVVLARSLALTAPTTVDLGRLLNNLIRRDPAGYSFAADLPGRTLIGASPELLLSRRGGKVLSNPLAGSAARSADPEEDQRRAAALLVSAKDRHEHAVVVDAVAAALRPYCRTLDVPAAPELVRTATMWHLSTRVTGELADERSSALELAAALHPTPAVCGTPVEAARETINALEPFDRGFYTGMVGWCDGRGDGDWVVTIRCAEADDHSLRLFAGAGIVGDSSPEAELAETAAKFRTLLLAMGIEQIA; encoded by the coding sequence ATGACCACGCGGCACGCCAGCACCGTGAGCCCGGTCGAGCTGCTGTCGGAGTACCGCGCCGGATCGTCCTTCTTCTTCTCCTCGCCACGGGGAGTGCTGCTCGCCGAAGGCGTGGCCGCGCCCGTGCCCAGTGTCGCCGCCCCGGGCGAACTGCGCGCGCTGCCCGGCCGGGTCGCCCAGGTGCTGGCCGAGGCCGAGCCCGGTGCGCTGGTGGTCGGCGCGGTGCCCTTCGACCACAACGCCGCCGCCAGCCTGGTGGTGCCGGAGGTGGTGCGCCGGGCCGAGGCCTTCTCGAGTGAGGTGCGGCTGCCCGAGCTGAGCATGAACGTGCCGGAGTGGGAGATCACCCCGGTGCCCGAACCCGCGGCCTATGTGCGCTCGGTGCGCGCCGCGCTCACGCCGCTGGGTTCGGGCGAGTTGGACAAGGTGGTGCTGGCCCGTTCGCTGGCGCTGACCGCGCCGACCACGGTCGACCTCGGCCGCCTGCTCAACAACCTCATCCGCCGGGACCCCGCCGGCTACTCCTTCGCCGCCGACCTGCCCGGCCGCACGCTGATCGGGGCCAGCCCCGAACTGCTGCTGTCCCGGCGGGGCGGCAAGGTGCTGTCCAACCCGCTGGCCGGGTCGGCCGCCCGCAGTGCCGATCCGGAGGAGGACCAGCGCCGCGCCGCCGCCCTGCTGGTCTCGGCCAAGGACCGGCACGAGCACGCGGTGGTGGTGGACGCGGTGGCCGCCGCGCTCCGCCCCTACTGCCGCACCCTGGACGTGCCGGCCGCCCCCGAGCTGGTGCGCACCGCGACCATGTGGCACCTGTCCACCAGGGTCACCGGCGAGCTGGCCGACGAGCGCAGCTCCGCGCTGGAGCTGGCCGCCGCGCTGCACCCGACCCCCGCGGTGTGCGGCACCCCGGTGGAGGCGGCCAGGGAGACCATCAACGCCCTGGAGCCCTTCGATCGCGGCTTCTACACCGGCATGGTCGGCTGGTGCGACGGCCGGGGCGACGGCGACTGGGTGGTCACCATCCGCTGCGCCGAGGCCGACGACCACTCGCTGCGGCTGTTCGCCGGGGCCGGCATCGTCGGGGACTCCAGCCCGGAGGCCGAACTGGCTGAGACAGCCGCTAAGTTCCGCACGTTGTTGCTGGCCATGGGCATCGAGCAGATCGCCTGA
- a CDS encoding 3-deoxy-7-phosphoheptulonate synthase: MHTELIRESLAAEELAYWQLLPARQQPNWTDPTLAAAHRAELAARPGLVHWSEVDGLSRWLAEVSTGSAKVVQAGDCAEDPAECTPEHIARKVAMLDALAGVVGGGSGLPVARVGRFAGQFAKPRSKPSERHGQLDLPSYRGHLVNGPEADPAARRPDSARLLSCYDAAGVAVGALRGARRPFGQPVWTSHEALVLDYELPLLRKNPDGETFLASTHWPWIGDRTRQPDGAHVRLLASVANPVACKVGPTTPRADLLKLCEVLDPHRTPGRLTLIARFGARRTPELAPLVAAVRAAGHPVVWLSDPMHGNTVSAAGGVKTRLLADLISEVSQFQRIVPEQGGIAGGLHLEATPDPVTECLGAGVEPDDLGRCYTSLCDPRLNQQQAITLAAAWR, from the coding sequence ATGCACACCGAACTGATCCGCGAGTCGCTCGCGGCCGAGGAACTGGCGTACTGGCAGCTACTACCCGCACGGCAGCAACCCAACTGGACCGACCCGACGCTGGCCGCGGCGCACCGCGCCGAACTGGCCGCCCGGCCGGGGCTGGTGCACTGGTCCGAAGTGGACGGACTGAGCCGCTGGCTGGCCGAGGTGTCCACCGGCAGCGCCAAGGTGGTGCAGGCCGGTGACTGCGCCGAGGACCCGGCCGAGTGCACGCCGGAACACATCGCGCGCAAGGTGGCCATGCTGGACGCGCTGGCCGGGGTGGTCGGCGGCGGCAGCGGACTGCCGGTGGCGCGGGTGGGCCGGTTCGCCGGCCAGTTCGCCAAACCCCGCTCCAAGCCCTCGGAACGGCACGGCCAGCTGGACCTGCCCTCCTACCGCGGGCACCTGGTCAACGGTCCCGAGGCCGATCCCGCCGCCCGGCGCCCGGACTCGGCCCGGCTGCTCTCCTGCTACGACGCGGCCGGCGTGGCCGTCGGCGCGCTGCGCGGTGCGCGCAGGCCGTTCGGGCAGCCGGTGTGGACCTCGCACGAGGCCCTGGTGCTGGACTACGAACTCCCGTTGCTGCGCAAGAACCCCGACGGCGAGACCTTCCTGGCCTCCACGCACTGGCCGTGGATCGGCGACCGGACCCGGCAGCCCGACGGCGCGCACGTGCGCCTGCTCGCCTCGGTGGCCAACCCGGTGGCCTGCAAGGTCGGCCCGACCACGCCGCGGGCGGACCTGCTCAAGCTGTGCGAGGTGCTCGACCCGCACCGCACCCCCGGCAGGCTGACCCTGATCGCCCGCTTCGGTGCGCGCCGGACGCCGGAGCTGGCGCCGCTGGTGGCCGCGGTGCGCGCGGCAGGGCATCCGGTGGTGTGGCTGAGCGATCCCATGCACGGCAACACGGTCAGCGCGGCGGGCGGGGTCAAGACCCGGCTGCTGGCCGATCTGATCTCCGAGGTCAGCCAGTTCCAGCGGATCGTGCCGGAACAGGGCGGCATCGCGGGCGGCCTGCACCTGGAGGCCACCCCGGACCCGGTGACCGAATGCCTCGGCGCCGGCGTGGAGCCCGATGACCTGGGCCGCTGCTACACCTCGCTGTGCGACCCCCGGCTGAACCAGCAGCAGGCCATCACCCTGGCCGCGGCCTGGCGCTGA
- a CDS encoding glycoside hydrolase family 75 protein — MRKLIVLAAGALLAVTGLTGPAVAAAPAGGPTAAQLLAKVASCNQISTGKYRTDTGTGATVPVCGQSKVVHWRADLDIDCDGQITPECNKNTDPWFQPDTAFHQSDGKPLISARLPYVVVPSPSGTFDYRKHGIVGGGVVAVIYNNKVQYAVVGDTGPASIIGEASYAAAKNLGINPDPHHGGSDGPVTYIFFKGSKVSPIENAAKAVSAGEQLATAFVGS, encoded by the coding sequence ATGCGCAAGCTGATCGTGCTCGCCGCCGGAGCCCTGCTCGCCGTCACCGGACTCACCGGACCGGCGGTGGCCGCGGCGCCGGCAGGCGGACCCACCGCGGCGCAGTTGCTGGCGAAAGTGGCTTCCTGCAACCAGATCTCCACCGGCAAGTACCGCACCGACACCGGGACCGGCGCGACCGTGCCGGTGTGCGGCCAGTCCAAGGTGGTGCACTGGCGGGCGGACCTGGACATCGACTGCGACGGCCAGATCACCCCGGAGTGCAACAAGAACACCGATCCGTGGTTCCAGCCGGACACCGCCTTCCACCAGTCCGACGGCAAACCGCTGATCTCGGCCAGGCTGCCCTACGTGGTGGTGCCCAGCCCGAGCGGGACCTTCGACTACCGCAAGCACGGGATCGTCGGCGGTGGCGTGGTCGCGGTGATCTACAACAACAAGGTGCAGTACGCGGTGGTCGGCGACACCGGTCCGGCCAGCATCATCGGCGAGGCCTCCTACGCCGCGGCGAAGAACCTGGGCATCAACCCGGACCCGCACCACGGCGGCAGCGACGGACCGGTGACCTACATCTTCTTCAAGGGTTCCAAGGTCTCCCCGATCGAGAACGCGGCCAAGGCGGTCAGCGCGGGCGAGCAACTCGCCACCGCCTTCGTCGGGAGCTGA
- a CDS encoding response regulator, translating into MIRVFVVDDQAMVRESFAGLLGAQEGIEVLGGAGDGIEALARIAELEARGQRPDVVLMDIRMPRLDGLETTRRLLGELSTSDDESAGNPLRVLVLTTFDLDDYVFEALRAGASGFLLKDAPAAELIAAIRVVAAGEALLAPTVTRRLISEFVRTRPAAPTARPERLAVLTNRETEVLTLVAKGLSNTEIAVELVLSEQTVKTHLNRILAKLAVRDRAQAIVLAYETGLVRPGV; encoded by the coding sequence GTGATCCGGGTCTTCGTGGTCGATGACCAGGCCATGGTGCGGGAGAGCTTCGCCGGGCTGCTCGGCGCGCAGGAGGGCATCGAGGTGCTCGGCGGCGCGGGTGACGGGATCGAGGCGCTGGCCCGGATCGCCGAGCTGGAGGCGCGCGGGCAGCGGCCGGACGTGGTGCTGATGGACATCCGGATGCCCCGCCTCGACGGCCTGGAGACCACCAGGCGACTACTCGGCGAACTGTCCACTTCGGACGATGAGTCGGCGGGGAACCCGTTGCGGGTGCTGGTGTTGACCACCTTCGATCTGGACGACTACGTGTTCGAGGCGTTGCGCGCCGGGGCCAGCGGGTTCCTGCTCAAGGACGCCCCCGCCGCCGAGCTGATCGCCGCGATCCGGGTGGTCGCGGCCGGGGAGGCGTTGCTGGCGCCGACGGTGACCCGCCGGTTGATCAGCGAGTTCGTCCGCACCCGGCCGGCCGCCCCGACCGCGCGGCCGGAGCGGCTGGCGGTGCTGACCAACCGGGAGACCGAGGTGCTCACCCTGGTGGCCAAGGGCCTGTCCAACACCGAGATCGCGGTGGAACTGGTGCTCTCCGAACAGACCGTGAAGACGCACCTGAACCGGATCCTGGCCAAGCTCGCGGTGCGCGACCGGGCCCAGGCCATCGTGCTGGCCTACGAGACCGGTCTGGTGCGCCCCGGTGTCTGA